In one Rhodococcus sp. B50 genomic region, the following are encoded:
- the topA gene encoding type I DNA topoisomerase, translating into MREGAGGTVAAREKSTAGGSSGTRRLVIVESPTKARKIAPYLGRDYVVEASVGHIRDLPRGAADVPAKYKGESWARLGVDVDHDFEPLYVVSADKKSKVSELKSLLKDADELYLATDPDREGEAIAWHLLETLKPKVPVRRMVFHEITEPAIRAAAENTRDLDNDLVDAQETRRILDRLYGYEVSPVLWKKVMPRLSAGRVQSVATRVIVQRERERMAFKSAEYWDIAATMDAGADASPRSFGARLVNVDGARVASGRDFGADGNLKSNGVVVLDEDRARRLAEALAGAALTVSSAESKPYTRKPYAPFMTSTLQQEAGRKLRFSSERTMRTAQRLYENGYITYMRTDSTTLSESAIAAARAQATQLYGAEFVHPTPRQYTRKVKNAQEAHEAIRPAGDVFATPGELHSRLDGDEFKLYELIWQRTVASQMADARGTTLTLRITGTAGTGEECTFSSSGRTITFAGFLKAYVESVDEEAGGQSDDAESRLPNLSEGASVTATKLDPDGHSTNPPARYTEASLIKTLEELGIGRPSTYASIIKTILDRGYVYKRGSALVPSWVAFAVIGLLEAHFAQLVDYDFTAGMEDDLDEIASGHRQRTDWLTRFYFGSDDGHEESVARKGGLKKLVGENLEDIDAREINSIRLFDDSEGREIHVRVGRFGPYLERMITDPDDPEAEPTSQRANLPDDLPPDELTLEYAEKLFSTPQEGRVLGVDPSTGYEIVAREGRFGPYVTELIPDPEPEPEPEPDVTPIPVEELGSEGKGGTKTATKKVVAKKAAKKAPAKKAAKKTGPKPRTGSLFKSMDLSTVTLDDALKLLSLPRVVGADPESGDEITAQNGRYGPYLKKGTDSRSLANEEQIFTVTLEEALKIYAEPKRRGRQAAATPPLRELGTDPVSGKPMVIKDGRFGPYVTDGETNASLRKGDEVTTITDERASELLADRRSRGPAKKTAKKTAAKKTTAKKTAAKKTTAKKTTKKAAAKKTTD; encoded by the coding sequence ATGAGGGAAGGTGCGGGCGGCACGGTGGCAGCACGGGAGAAGAGCACTGCGGGCGGTTCGTCGGGCACGCGTCGGCTCGTGATCGTCGAGTCCCCGACCAAGGCGAGAAAGATCGCCCCCTACCTCGGCCGCGACTACGTCGTCGAGGCCTCGGTCGGGCACATCCGCGACCTGCCGCGTGGTGCTGCGGACGTCCCGGCCAAGTACAAGGGCGAGTCGTGGGCGCGCCTCGGTGTCGACGTCGACCACGACTTCGAACCGCTCTACGTCGTCAGCGCCGACAAGAAGTCCAAGGTCTCGGAACTGAAGAGCCTGCTCAAGGACGCCGACGAGCTCTACCTCGCCACCGACCCCGACCGCGAGGGTGAGGCCATCGCCTGGCACCTGCTCGAAACCCTCAAGCCCAAGGTGCCCGTCCGGCGCATGGTCTTCCACGAGATCACCGAGCCCGCGATCCGCGCGGCCGCCGAGAACACCCGCGACCTCGACAACGACCTGGTCGACGCGCAGGAGACCCGCCGCATCCTCGACCGTCTGTACGGCTACGAGGTCAGCCCGGTGTTGTGGAAGAAGGTCATGCCCCGCCTGTCGGCGGGTCGTGTGCAGTCCGTGGCGACCCGTGTGATCGTCCAGCGTGAACGCGAGCGCATGGCGTTCAAGTCCGCCGAGTACTGGGACATCGCGGCCACGATGGACGCCGGTGCCGACGCGAGCCCCCGCTCGTTCGGTGCCCGCCTGGTCAACGTCGACGGTGCCCGGGTCGCGTCGGGTCGTGATTTCGGGGCCGACGGGAACCTGAAGTCGAACGGTGTCGTCGTCCTCGACGAAGACCGCGCCCGCCGCCTCGCGGAGGCACTCGCCGGTGCTGCGCTGACGGTGTCGTCGGCCGAGAGCAAGCCGTACACGCGCAAGCCGTACGCCCCCTTCATGACGTCGACGCTGCAGCAGGAGGCGGGCCGCAAGCTGCGTTTCTCGTCCGAACGCACCATGCGCACGGCGCAGCGCCTGTACGAGAACGGCTACATCACCTACATGCGTACCGACTCCACGACGCTGTCGGAGTCGGCGATCGCCGCGGCCCGCGCACAGGCCACTCAGTTGTACGGCGCCGAGTTCGTCCACCCGACGCCGCGCCAGTACACCCGCAAGGTCAAGAACGCGCAGGAAGCGCACGAGGCGATCCGTCCCGCCGGCGACGTCTTCGCCACCCCCGGCGAGCTGCACTCGCGTCTCGACGGCGACGAGTTCAAGCTCTACGAGCTCATCTGGCAGCGCACCGTCGCCTCCCAGATGGCCGACGCGCGAGGCACGACGCTCACGTTGCGCATCACCGGCACCGCGGGCACCGGCGAGGAGTGCACCTTCTCGTCGTCGGGTCGCACCATCACCTTCGCGGGCTTCCTGAAGGCCTACGTCGAAAGCGTCGACGAGGAGGCCGGCGGACAGTCGGACGACGCGGAGTCGCGTCTGCCGAACCTGTCCGAGGGCGCGTCCGTCACCGCGACGAAGCTCGATCCGGATGGTCACTCCACGAATCCGCCCGCCCGGTACACCGAGGCGAGCCTGATCAAGACGCTCGAGGAACTCGGAATCGGCCGGCCCTCGACCTACGCGTCGATCATCAAGACGATCCTCGATCGCGGTTACGTCTACAAGCGCGGCAGCGCGCTCGTGCCGTCGTGGGTGGCGTTCGCCGTGATCGGCCTTCTCGAGGCGCACTTCGCCCAGCTCGTCGATTACGACTTCACGGCCGGAATGGAGGACGATCTCGACGAGATCGCCTCCGGCCACCGGCAGCGCACCGACTGGCTGACGCGGTTCTACTTCGGCAGCGACGACGGTCACGAGGAGTCGGTCGCCCGCAAGGGTGGTCTGAAGAAGCTGGTGGGGGAGAACCTCGAGGACATCGATGCCCGCGAGATCAACTCCATCCGCCTGTTCGACGACTCCGAGGGTCGCGAGATTCACGTGCGTGTCGGCCGGTTCGGCCCGTATCTCGAACGGATGATCACCGACCCCGACGATCCCGAGGCCGAGCCGACCTCGCAGCGCGCCAACCTGCCCGACGACCTTCCGCCGGACGAGCTCACCCTCGAGTACGCCGAGAAGCTCTTCTCGACACCGCAGGAAGGACGTGTCCTCGGTGTCGATCCGTCCACCGGCTATGAGATCGTCGCGCGTGAGGGCCGCTTCGGGCCCTACGTGACCGAACTGATCCCCGATCCGGAACCCGAGCCGGAACCGGAGCCGGACGTCACGCCCATCCCCGTCGAGGAACTCGGGTCCGAGGGGAAGGGCGGCACGAAGACCGCCACCAAGAAGGTCGTCGCGAAGAAGGCGGCGAAGAAGGCTCCGGCCAAGAAGGCTGCGAAGAAGACCGGCCCGAAACCGCGCACGGGTTCGCTGTTCAAGTCGATGGACCTGTCCACGGTCACGCTGGACGACGCTCTGAAGCTGCTGTCGCTGCCGCGCGTGGTGGGTGCCGATCCGGAGTCCGGCGACGAGATCACCGCTCAGAACGGCCGCTACGGTCCGTACCTGAAGAAGGGCACCGACTCGCGGTCGCTCGCGAACGAGGAGCAGATCTTCACCGTCACCCTCGAGGAGGCGCTGAAGATCTACGCGGAACCGAAGCGTCGCGGCCGGCAGGCCGCGGCCACACCGCCGCTGCGCGAGTTGGGCACCGACCCGGTGAGCGGCAAGCCGATGGTGATCAAGGACGGCCGTTTCGGCCCGTACGTCACCGACGGTGAGACCAACGCGAGCCTCCGCAAGGGCGACGAGGTCACGACGATCACCGACGAGCGGGCGTCCGAACTGCTCGCCGACCGTCGCTCACGTGGTCCGGCCAAGAAGACCGCGAAGAAGACGGCGGCGAAGAAGACCACCGCCAAGAAGACGGCCGCCAAGAAGACCACGGCGAAGAAGACGACGAAGAAGGCCGCCGCGAAGAAGACGACCGACTGA
- a CDS encoding cold-shock protein, with product MAQGTVKWFNAEKGFGFIAPEDGSADVFVHYSEIQGSGFRTLEENQRVEFEVGQGTKGPQATGVRAL from the coding sequence ATGGCACAGGGCACTGTGAAGTGGTTCAACGCGGAGAAGGGCTTCGGCTTCATCGCTCCTGAGGACGGCTCCGCCGACGTGTTCGTTCACTACTCCGAGATCCAGGGTTCCGGCTTCCGCACCCTCGAGGAGAACCAGCGAGTCGAGTTCGAGGTCGGTCAGGGCACCAAGGGCCCGCAGGCCACCGGCGTGCGCGCACTCTGA
- a CDS encoding DEAD/DEAH box helicase: MTGSPFLHSGDATPTYGRELLDRLLTGTPSGESPLTHVAEIPARPAHHSDWPQWAHHDVVDAFREQGVERPWHHQASAADIAAGGEHVVVSTGTASGKSVAYQLPVLSALADDPQATALYLSPTKALGADQLRAVTDLTSEIDALSTVCACAYDGDTSTEIRQWTRRHSRWIFTNPDMLHLSLLPAHARWARLWRRLRYVVVDECHSYRGVFGSHVALILRRLRRVARRYGADPVFVLASATTAEPGAAASRLIGAPCREVTEDGSPHGPRTVAMWEPPLLREVTGEHGAPVRRAAGTEAARLLADLVVEGARTLAFVRSRHGAELTAMGARRLLTESAPDLADRVAAYRAGYLAEDRRDLEAALSDGRLLGVASTNALELGVDIAGLDAVVVAGFPGTVASFRQQGGRAGRRGQGSLVVLIARDDPLDTYLVHHPQALLDRPVEATITDPNNPYVLGPQLLCAAAELPLSDAEVDEFGALDVLTALAEQGLIRRRPHGWFVTPGTQPHGDVEIRGGIGHQISIVEGDTGRMLGTVDAARAPATVHPGAVHLHQGETFVVDELYLEDGIALVHAEDPEWSTSAREITDICCVSVDERREYGPVTVASVGVEVTHRVVGYLRRLPSGEVLDQIPLDMPEHTLDTRAVMYTIEPDLLDRIGVTPDRVPGALHAAEHAAIGLLPLLATCDRGDIGGVSTDLHPDTGLPTVFVYDGQPGGAGFTERGYHRIVKWLTATRDAVAACECAAGCPSCVYSPKCGNGNDPLDKAGAVAVLDAVLDAIERPGPLGS; encoded by the coding sequence GTGACCGGCTCGCCCTTCCTCCACAGCGGCGACGCCACCCCTACCTACGGTCGCGAGCTACTCGATCGGCTGCTCACGGGCACCCCGTCGGGCGAGTCACCGCTGACCCACGTCGCGGAGATCCCGGCGCGACCCGCACATCACAGCGACTGGCCGCAGTGGGCACACCACGACGTCGTCGACGCGTTCCGCGAACAGGGTGTGGAGCGTCCATGGCACCACCAGGCGAGTGCCGCCGACATCGCCGCCGGCGGGGAACACGTGGTCGTGTCCACCGGCACCGCGTCCGGCAAGTCGGTGGCCTACCAGCTTCCCGTCCTCAGTGCCCTCGCCGACGACCCACAGGCCACAGCCCTGTACCTCTCGCCCACCAAGGCGCTCGGCGCCGACCAGTTGCGTGCGGTCACCGACCTGACCTCCGAGATCGACGCCCTGTCGACCGTGTGCGCGTGCGCCTACGACGGCGACACGTCCACCGAGATCCGGCAGTGGACGCGACGGCACTCGCGCTGGATCTTCACCAATCCCGACATGCTGCACCTGTCGCTGCTACCCGCCCACGCCCGATGGGCCCGGTTGTGGCGTCGTCTGCGGTACGTCGTCGTCGACGAATGCCACTCCTACCGGGGCGTGTTCGGATCGCACGTCGCACTGATCCTGCGTCGGCTGCGGCGCGTCGCCCGCCGGTACGGCGCCGATCCCGTATTCGTGCTCGCCTCCGCGACGACCGCGGAACCGGGGGCCGCGGCGTCCCGTCTCATCGGCGCTCCCTGCCGGGAGGTCACCGAGGACGGTTCACCGCACGGACCTCGCACGGTCGCCATGTGGGAGCCGCCCCTGCTGCGCGAGGTGACCGGCGAACACGGTGCCCCGGTGCGCCGGGCCGCGGGCACCGAGGCCGCGCGTCTGCTCGCGGATCTCGTCGTCGAAGGTGCCCGCACGCTGGCGTTCGTCCGGTCGCGCCACGGCGCCGAACTCACCGCCATGGGCGCACGCCGGCTTCTCACCGAGTCGGCACCGGATCTCGCCGACCGGGTGGCGGCCTACCGGGCGGGCTATCTCGCCGAGGACCGCCGCGACCTCGAGGCGGCCCTCTCCGACGGACGCCTGCTCGGCGTCGCCAGCACGAACGCCCTCGAACTCGGCGTGGACATCGCCGGTCTGGACGCGGTGGTCGTCGCCGGTTTCCCCGGCACGGTGGCGTCGTTCCGGCAACAGGGCGGTCGCGCCGGTCGCCGTGGGCAGGGTTCGCTCGTCGTGTTGATCGCACGGGACGATCCGCTCGACACCTATCTCGTGCACCATCCGCAAGCGCTGCTCGACCGGCCGGTCGAGGCGACGATCACCGACCCGAACAATCCGTACGTGCTCGGACCCCAACTCCTCTGCGCCGCAGCCGAACTACCCCTCAGCGACGCCGAGGTCGACGAGTTCGGTGCGCTCGACGTCCTCACGGCCCTCGCGGAGCAGGGACTGATCCGGCGCCGGCCGCACGGTTGGTTCGTCACCCCCGGTACGCAACCGCACGGCGATGTCGAGATCCGCGGCGGGATCGGCCATCAGATCTCGATCGTCGAGGGCGACACCGGTCGCATGCTCGGCACCGTCGACGCCGCCCGGGCGCCCGCGACCGTCCATCCCGGAGCCGTGCACCTGCATCAGGGCGAGACGTTCGTGGTCGACGAGTTGTATCTCGAGGACGGCATCGCCCTCGTGCACGCCGAAGATCCGGAATGGTCGACGAGCGCTCGGGAGATCACCGACATCTGCTGCGTCTCCGTCGACGAACGACGCGAATACGGGCCCGTCACGGTCGCGTCCGTGGGGGTCGAGGTGACGCATCGGGTGGTCGGCTATCTGCGCCGCCTGCCGTCGGGAGAGGTGCTCGACCAGATCCCCCTCGACATGCCGGAGCACACGCTCGACACCCGCGCGGTGATGTACACGATCGAACCCGACCTGCTCGACAGGATCGGCGTGACGCCCGATCGCGTGCCGGGCGCGCTCCATGCCGCCGAGCACGCCGCGATCGGTCTGCTCCCCCTGCTCGCGACGTGCGATCGTGGCGATATCGGCGGCGTCTCCACCGACCTGCACCCCGACACCGGGCTACCCACCGTCTTCGTCTACGACGGGCAACCCGGCGGTGCCGGATTCACCGAACGCGGTTACCACCGGATCGTCAAGTGGCTCACGGCGACTCGCGATGCGGTTGCGGCCTGTGAATGTGCCGCGGGATGCCCGTCGTGCGTGTACTCCCCCAAGTGCGGCAACGGCAACGATCCACTCGACAAGGCCGGAGCGGTCGCCGTCCTCGACGCCGTTCTCGACGCGATCGAGAGGCCCGGGCCGCTCGGGTCCTGA
- a CDS encoding Rv3654c family TadE-like protein translates to MKSGRSLVGDDGSASVIGCAVMAGLIAITATLLHVGSVVVARHRAQAAADLAAVAVAAALDRGVVAACEASEPITSRMRVRLRRCDIDRWDAVVEVTVPVSSLFGDREAAAVARAGPAG, encoded by the coding sequence ATGAAGTCGGGCCGGTCCCTCGTCGGCGACGACGGGAGCGCGAGCGTGATCGGCTGCGCCGTGATGGCCGGCCTCATCGCGATCACCGCGACTCTGCTGCACGTCGGGTCGGTCGTCGTGGCCCGTCATCGTGCTCAGGCGGCGGCCGACCTGGCCGCGGTGGCGGTCGCCGCGGCGCTGGACCGAGGTGTCGTGGCGGCATGCGAGGCGAGTGAACCGATCACCTCGCGGATGCGAGTGCGTTTGCGGCGCTGCGACATCGATCGGTGGGACGCGGTCGTCGAGGTCACCGTCCCGGTGTCCTCCCTCTTCGGGGACAGGGAGGCGGCCGCCGTGGCGCGGGCGGGTCCTGCTGGATGA
- a CDS encoding TadE family type IV pilus minor pilin, which translates to MRDPESKNVRRTSVTVFVREDRGGVTVEAALAIASLVSVLVLCLGAVLGIAYQVRCHDAAREAARLTARGDQARALDVAARVAPPDARVAVREEGDLIVVVVTAESPLLPLLTLTAEAVAAREPEGMR; encoded by the coding sequence GTGAGGGATCCGGAGTCGAAAAACGTTCGCCGGACGTCGGTTACGGTCTTCGTCCGCGAGGACCGCGGAGGCGTCACCGTCGAAGCGGCTCTTGCGATCGCAAGCCTGGTCTCGGTGCTCGTGCTGTGCCTCGGCGCGGTACTGGGCATCGCGTACCAGGTGCGGTGCCACGACGCCGCACGCGAAGCCGCCCGCCTCACGGCACGGGGCGATCAGGCGCGGGCACTCGACGTGGCCGCGCGCGTCGCACCCCCGGATGCACGCGTGGCGGTGCGCGAGGAGGGGGACTTGATCGTCGTGGTCGTGACCGCCGAAAGCCCGTTGCTTCCACTGCTGACGCTGACGGCCGAGGCGGTGGCGGCGCGGGAGCCGGAAGGAATGCGATGA
- a CDS encoding DUF4244 domain-containing protein, whose translation MTTEFARGLCGRIGGLVAQDDGMSTAEYAIGTIAAAAFGAVLYTVVTGDSIVSALTGIVERALNTSV comes from the coding sequence ATGACCACGGAGTTCGCACGTGGATTGTGTGGTCGGATCGGTGGGCTCGTCGCACAGGACGACGGCATGTCGACGGCGGAATATGCGATCGGCACCATCGCGGCTGCGGCATTCGGGGCGGTGCTGTACACGGTGGTGACCGGCGACTCGATCGTCTCCGCACTGACAGGCATCGTCGAACGAGCACTGAACACGTCGGTGTGA
- a CDS encoding type II secretion system F family protein, producing the protein MSATWAVMLGATALVVAPVPRGAERLSLAKSDVVRRTTPDPVIDPHAVPAAFDLFAACLRAGMPAGGAARVVAESAPPDLAAALRRGADRSALGADPAEAWAGVGATDALEDFARAARRSAKSGAPFSDTVAELAVRHRADTEDRVAAEIDRAGVLVSGPLGLCFLPAFVCLGIVPVVVGLARDVLGAGLM; encoded by the coding sequence GTGAGCGCGACCTGGGCGGTGATGCTGGGAGCGACCGCACTCGTCGTCGCGCCCGTTCCTCGCGGTGCGGAACGTCTCTCCCTCGCGAAATCCGATGTCGTTCGGCGCACGACACCCGATCCGGTGATCGATCCGCACGCGGTTCCCGCCGCCTTCGATCTGTTCGCAGCGTGCCTGCGCGCGGGGATGCCGGCCGGCGGCGCGGCACGGGTCGTTGCGGAGTCTGCTCCACCGGACCTCGCGGCGGCATTGCGTCGAGGCGCCGACCGATCGGCACTCGGAGCCGATCCGGCCGAAGCGTGGGCCGGGGTGGGGGCCACCGACGCGCTGGAGGACTTCGCCCGCGCGGCACGACGATCCGCGAAATCCGGTGCGCCCTTCTCGGATACCGTCGCCGAACTCGCGGTCCGGCATCGCGCCGATACGGAGGACCGGGTGGCCGCCGAGATCGATCGTGCCGGGGTGCTCGTGAGCGGACCGCTCGGATTGTGTTTTCTGCCCGCCTTCGTATGTCTGGGCATCGTGCCGGTCGTCGTCGGCTTGGCGCGGGACGTCCTGGGTGCGGGGCTGATGTGA
- a CDS encoding type II secretion system F family protein, translating to MNATILCLAAALFVLPSPSARRRLRRGTPDAAARPVPRALVLGAVVAVGATVVMWAGITSAVAAAAVVATVLWRRRARNRAAELDRDRRILLSGLDTVIADLRVGTHPADACEVAARETTGPVAGAFRVAAARARLGGSAAHGLRSVAASSGGGGVADSVARVADAWSVSDRHGLALAELLGAARVDLAARMRIRARTEAGLAGARATASVLAGLPVLGVGLGQLMGASPLGILLGGGLGGIMLVVGTVLVCAGLLWTDRIAARVAA from the coding sequence GTGAACGCGACGATCCTGTGCCTTGCGGCAGCGCTGTTCGTCCTGCCGTCGCCCTCGGCCCGTCGCCGGCTGCGGCGCGGTACACCCGATGCGGCGGCACGTCCGGTGCCGCGCGCTCTCGTCCTCGGGGCGGTGGTCGCCGTGGGGGCGACGGTCGTGATGTGGGCGGGGATCACGTCGGCGGTGGCTGCGGCGGCGGTCGTCGCGACCGTCCTATGGCGTCGCCGAGCCCGGAACCGCGCGGCCGAACTCGATCGCGATCGGCGAATACTGTTGTCCGGCTTGGATACCGTGATCGCCGACTTGCGGGTGGGAACGCATCCCGCCGACGCGTGCGAGGTGGCTGCCCGGGAGACGACCGGTCCCGTCGCCGGGGCGTTCCGGGTCGCTGCGGCACGAGCGCGGCTCGGCGGGTCGGCTGCGCACGGTTTGCGATCGGTCGCAGCATCGTCGGGGGGTGGCGGTGTCGCCGACAGCGTGGCTCGGGTGGCCGACGCGTGGTCGGTCTCCGACCGTCACGGTCTCGCTCTCGCCGAGTTGCTCGGGGCCGCGCGGGTCGATCTGGCCGCGCGCATGCGGATCCGCGCCCGCACGGAGGCCGGGCTCGCCGGCGCCCGGGCCACGGCGTCGGTCCTGGCGGGGCTGCCGGTGCTCGGGGTAGGCCTCGGACAACTCATGGGTGCGTCTCCGCTCGGCATCCTGCTCGGCGGTGGTCTCGGAGGCATCATGCTCGTCGTCGGCACGGTGCTGGTCTGTGCGGGTCTGCTGTGGACGGACCGGATCGCGGCACGGGTGGCGGCGTGA
- a CDS encoding TadA family conjugal transfer-associated ATPase: MSGILGDELLGRVRDRLADETAELTPARVAAALRAESGGVLGDSDLLAALRHLQTELTGAGPLEDLLADPATTDVLVTAPDRVWVDRGNGLRLTDVTFPDEAAVRRLAQRLALFAGRRLDDAQMWVDGRLPGHGEFGVRLHAVLSPVAQGGTCLSLRVLRPATQGLDALRDRGAVSEDAYRLLLRIVRARLAFLVVGGTGAGKTTMLAALLGAVDPTERIVCVEDAAELVPSHPHVVRLVARAPNVEGVGEVTVRDLVRQALRMRPDRIVIGEVRGAEVVDLLTALNTGHDGGAGTVHANSPDEVPARLEALAALGGLDRPALHSQLVAAVQVVLHVHRGTDGARRLVEIGVVERDPVAGVIVTPAWTHDRGSEHGMDALERILRRRDAP; this comes from the coding sequence ATGAGCGGGATCCTCGGGGACGAGCTCCTCGGCCGGGTCCGCGACCGGCTGGCCGACGAGACCGCAGAACTCACCCCCGCCCGCGTCGCCGCTGCCTTGCGCGCGGAATCCGGCGGAGTACTCGGGGACTCCGATCTGCTTGCAGCCCTGCGACATCTACAGACCGAACTGACCGGTGCGGGTCCGCTCGAGGATCTCCTGGCGGACCCGGCGACCACCGATGTGCTCGTCACCGCACCCGACCGCGTCTGGGTGGATCGCGGCAACGGGCTGCGTCTGACCGATGTCACCTTTCCCGACGAGGCGGCGGTCAGGCGGCTCGCACAGCGACTGGCGCTGTTCGCCGGACGCCGCCTCGACGACGCCCAGATGTGGGTCGACGGCAGACTGCCCGGACACGGCGAGTTCGGCGTTCGGCTGCACGCAGTGCTCTCGCCGGTCGCCCAGGGTGGGACGTGCCTGTCGTTGCGGGTCCTGCGACCCGCGACCCAGGGGCTCGACGCGCTGCGCGATCGCGGAGCGGTCTCCGAGGACGCCTATCGGCTGTTGCTCCGCATCGTGCGTGCCCGGTTGGCCTTCCTCGTCGTCGGGGGTACCGGGGCAGGGAAGACGACCATGCTCGCGGCGCTCCTCGGTGCGGTCGACCCCACGGAACGCATCGTCTGCGTCGAGGATGCCGCCGAGCTGGTTCCGTCACACCCGCACGTGGTGCGGCTCGTCGCGCGGGCACCGAACGTGGAGGGGGTCGGGGAGGTCACCGTCCGCGATCTCGTGCGGCAGGCCCTGCGGATGCGACCGGATCGTATCGTCATCGGCGAGGTGCGAGGAGCAGAGGTCGTCGATCTTCTGACCGCTTTGAACACGGGTCACGACGGCGGCGCCGGAACGGTGCACGCCAACTCGCCCGACGAGGTGCCTGCGCGACTCGAGGCCCTCGCGGCGCTCGGGGGCCTCGACCGGCCCGCACTGCACAGTCAACTCGTTGCCGCGGTGCAGGTGGTCCTGCACGTGCACCGCGGTACCGACGGAGCACGACGTCTCGTGGAGATCGGCGTGGTCGAACGCGACCCGGTCGCGGGTGTGATCGTTACGCCCGCATGGACACACGACCGGGGCAGCGAGCACGGCATGGACGCCCTCGAACGAATACTGCGTCGACGGGACGCGCCGTGA
- the ssd gene encoding septum site-determining protein Ssd: protein MNDILGLIDDPALVADLRRVVAAADRTLHEMSVPVPRRAWTDAAIVVLDAAAAVSCAGGYPRRPGVILVCGGTADLTEWQAAATVGAEHVLALPSEEVELLSIVAAAGEPSAGAGVVLAVVGGCGGAGASTFAAALAWAAGHDERRDTLLVDADPFGAGLDVLTGLEEHPGVRWSGLTVDGGRISARALRDAVPVWSPGVGVLSTDRENSDRLTAGAVGSVVEAVRGAGTTVVCDVGRSFDPVADAVIALADLTLLVVPARIGAVLSAARVARTLSARGEPAGVVVRGPAPGGLRAVDVADAVGLDVLTSMRPEPGLTEMLERGGLRLRPRSPLLGAAHDVLAAVGADRVGPRRAA from the coding sequence ATGAACGACATCCTCGGACTGATCGACGATCCAGCGCTGGTCGCCGACCTCCGTCGCGTGGTCGCGGCGGCCGACCGCACACTGCACGAGATGTCCGTGCCGGTACCCCGCAGAGCGTGGACCGACGCCGCAATCGTCGTGCTCGACGCTGCCGCGGCCGTGTCGTGCGCGGGTGGGTACCCTCGCCGACCCGGCGTGATCCTCGTGTGCGGCGGAACCGCCGACCTCACGGAATGGCAGGCCGCCGCGACAGTCGGCGCCGAACACGTCCTTGCCCTCCCGTCCGAGGAGGTGGAACTGCTCTCGATCGTCGCGGCCGCCGGCGAACCCTCCGCCGGGGCAGGCGTTGTCCTCGCGGTCGTCGGCGGATGCGGAGGAGCGGGTGCGTCGACCTTCGCCGCCGCGCTGGCCTGGGCCGCGGGGCACGACGAACGACGCGACACCCTGCTCGTCGACGCCGACCCGTTCGGCGCGGGGCTCGACGTCCTGACCGGACTCGAGGAGCACCCCGGGGTGCGGTGGTCCGGACTCACCGTCGACGGAGGCCGGATCTCGGCGCGTGCCCTGCGCGACGCCGTGCCCGTCTGGTCACCCGGTGTGGGAGTCCTGTCCACCGACCGTGAGAACAGCGACCGGCTCACCGCTGGGGCCGTCGGGTCGGTCGTCGAGGCCGTGCGGGGGGCGGGAACGACCGTCGTCTGCGATGTGGGACGCAGTTTCGACCCGGTCGCCGACGCGGTGATCGCACTGGCCGACCTCACGCTTCTCGTCGTACCGGCCCGCATCGGGGCGGTGCTTTCGGCTGCCCGGGTCGCCCGCACGCTCTCGGCCCGGGGTGAACCGGCCGGAGTCGTCGTCCGCGGACCTGCACCCGGTGGTCTGCGAGCCGTCGACGTGGCGGACGCGGTGGGCCTGGACGTACTCACGTCGATGCGTCCCGAGCCCGGCCTGACGGAGATGCTCGAACGCGGCGGCCTGCGGTTGCGGCCACGTTCGCCGCTGCTCGGTGCGGCGCACGACGTGCTGGCAGCCGTCGGAGCCGACCGCGTCGGTCCGAGGCGTGCGGCATGA